In Leptolyngbya sp. O-77, the genomic window CAGCGACCTGTGGGATGAGGTGTCGGCGCGGGTTCCCGAAGTGCGCCAGTTTTGGCTGGAGGGGCGATCGCGCTATCAGCCCGACTATTCCGACGCGCCCCAGCCCGTGGCTGGCTATCCCTTTGTGGGCGGCGTCAATTCGGCGGCGGCCTGTCTGACGATGGTCGCCCAGGTGCTGAATGCGCCGACGCAGATCGACTGGGTGCAGCGGCAGCTCCGGGGTCAGCTCCCCAAGGATTTGATCAACGCGGGCGAAAAACTGGGCCTGCAAATGAAGCGGCTGCTGCTGACCGAGTGGCGCGACTTGCAGACCGTCAGCTATCCGGCGCTGATGCTGTGGCATCGGGAGCATTGGGTGGTGGCCTACGGCGTGAAGGGCGATCGCCTGCTGATTGCCGACCCGCTCGACCCCGACCGTACCTGCAAAAGCGTCCCCAAGCCCGTCGTCCAATCGGCCTGGGACGGGCAACTGTGGACGGTAGAACCCGTTCAAAAGCAGGACAAATTTAGCCTCAAGTGGTTTTTGCCTGCGGTCTGGAAATATCGCGTGCTGCTGGGGGAGGTGCTGTTTGCCTCGCTGACGCTGCAACTGCTGGGGCTAGGGACACCCGTGATTACGCAAGTAATCATCGATAAGGTGATGGTGCAGGAAAGCATCCCCACGCTGGACGTGATGGGCATCGCGCTGCTGATCATCGCCGTGTTTGAGGCAGTGCTGGGCATTCTGCGGCTATTTATCTTTACCCACACGACCAATCGGCTGGATATGGCGCTGTCGGCGCAACTCTTCCGCCATCTGCTGCGGCTGCCCTTATCTTACTTTGAGGCGCGGCGCGTGGGCGACACTGTGGCCCGCGTGCAGGAGCTAGAGGAAATTCGCCAATTCCTCACCAGCACGGCGCTGACGGTGATTCTGGATAGTATCTTCTCTGTCGTGTATCTGGGGATGATGGCGTACTACAGCATCAAGCTGACGGGCATTGCGCTGGCGGTGATTCCCCTGTTTGCCATCCTGACGCTGATCAGCACGCCAATCCTCCGCAACTGGCTAAACGAAACCTTTAACCGCAGCGCCGATAGCCAGTCTTATCTGGTGGAAACGATGACGGGGATTCATTCCGTCAAGGCCCATGCAGCAGAACAAACCACGCGCGATCGCTGGGAAGGGTTATACGCTCGCTTCGTCCGCACTGGCTTTCGCGCCACCACCACGGCAAACATCAGCAACCACCTGGGCGATTTTCTCACCAGCCTGTCGGCGCTGCTGATCCTCTGGTTTGGCGCACGGCTGGTGATCAATCAGGATCTCACCATCGGTCAGCTCGTTGCGTTTCAAATGTTGTCGGGTCGCGTTACGGGGCCGCTGCTGCGCCTGATCCAGCTCTGGCAAAACTTGCAGGAAGTGCTGCTGGCGGTCGATCGCATTGGCGATATCCTCAACGTCGCTCCCGAAGCAGAACCCGGCACAGGACTTACCTTACCTCCCCTGCGCGGCGAAGTCGTGTTTGAAAACGTCTTTTTCCGCTATCAGCCCGACCAGGAAGCGATTCTCAAGGGCATTTCTTTCCGCGCTGAGCCAGGGCAGTTTGTCGGCATTGTGGGGCGCAGCGGCTCCGGCAAAAGTACCTTATCTAAATTAATTCAGCGACTATATCCGGCAGAAGCAGGACGAATTCTGGTAGACGGCTTCGACATCAAGAGCGCTGACTTATCTTCCTTGCGCCCGCAGATTGCTGTGGTGCTGCAAGAAGATTTCTTATTCAACGGCTCTGTGTTGGAAAACATTACCCTGGGCAATCCCAATGTCACAGCGGAGCAGGTAATCGAAGCGGCAAGACTGGCGGTGGCCCACGATTTTATCTGCGATTTGCCCCACGGCTACGAAACCAGCGTCGGCGAGCGGGGCACGGCCCTCTCTGGCGGACAGCGACAGCGCATCACCCTGGCGCGGATGTTCCTGTCGGATGCGCCCGTGCTGATTTTGGACGAGGCCACTAGCCACCTGGATGCGGAAACCGAGCAGCAGGTTCTCGAAAACCTGAAGCAGGTGTCGAAGGGACGGACGCTGTTTCTGATCGCTCACCGCTTTGCGCCGCTGAAACGCGCCGATTTGATCCTGACGATGGAAAAAGGCGTGATCGTCGAGCGGGGCACGCACGATTCGCTGTTGCAGGAAAAAGGGTTGTATTACTCGCTTTATCAGCGCCAGCAAATGTCCGTCTAGACCCGTCGTGCGACGCACCCCAAGAGTATCTCAAGGGCGTTTCAAGGGATTGCACAGCGGTGGCACGAATTTCAAATTTTGCTGATTCTTGATTGCTAATTGCGTTTGCAAATCGAGGAGCGATCGCCCTGCTTTGGTCGCATTCGCAAATAATCCCGCACCCATTCACACCCCGCGTCTAGGATCTGTTCCATATCGAATACCCGATCGAGTTGCCAGAGAATCACCACATTATCCAATCCCGCAGATGCCAGTAGTGCCTTTTGATTTGCAGCAGCAGGATAAAATGCCACATCTAGCGCTCGCTCTTCATGTCCTTCTAGCGTGTGCAATAGCGTTCCGTCTAGCTTCCAAAGCTTAATCGTTTTATCCCAACTGGCAGAAGCAATGACGGTGCCCCACGCTGCCGGGAGTCCAGAATTTGCGGGAATAAAGGTGAGCGCATTGACGCGATCGCCATGTCCTTTTAGCGTGTGAATCAGCGTTCCATCTAGTGTCCACAGCTTGATCGTATTGTCTTCACTGGCGGTTGCCACCTGTTGCCCATCCGGGCTAAAAGCCACATCCCAAATGGTGTCTTCATGACCGCTCAGCGCCCGCTGCGGCTGAGACGAAAACTGCCCATTTGCACCGCGTTGCCACAGGTAAAGGATCTGATCTCGACCGCCCACGGCAAGCCACTGATTGTCGGGACTAAAGGCAACTGCATTGAGGCGATCGCTGAGTTTGTCTAACGACGGTTCCGTGCTTTTTTTCAGGGTTTGCATCAGCGTGCCATCCAACTGCCACCGTTTGAGGGTGCCATCCCAGCCCACAGACGCAATTTCGGTGCCGCCGGGGTTAAACGCAACATCAAATGCTGTTTCTGCATGGGCATTGATCGTTTGGATGAGGGTGCCGTCTGGGTTCCACAGCGCCAGGGTG contains:
- a CDS encoding peptidase domain-containing ABC transporter, with translation MPQDLLASIPWDAPPLCWLNADQQISVKNQAVVRSYKLGEVIWSADAPGEQYLVLVGNVRLVPEDGKPTLLKPGDWFGDFPSLTGPWKARAAGKEVQVLAWSSDLWDEVSARVPEVRQFWLEGRSRYQPDYSDAPQPVAGYPFVGGVNSAAACLTMVAQVLNAPTQIDWVQRQLRGQLPKDLINAGEKLGLQMKRLLLTEWRDLQTVSYPALMLWHREHWVVAYGVKGDRLLIADPLDPDRTCKSVPKPVVQSAWDGQLWTVEPVQKQDKFSLKWFLPAVWKYRVLLGEVLFASLTLQLLGLGTPVITQVIIDKVMVQESIPTLDVMGIALLIIAVFEAVLGILRLFIFTHTTNRLDMALSAQLFRHLLRLPLSYFEARRVGDTVARVQELEEIRQFLTSTALTVILDSIFSVVYLGMMAYYSIKLTGIALAVIPLFAILTLISTPILRNWLNETFNRSADSQSYLVETMTGIHSVKAHAAEQTTRDRWEGLYARFVRTGFRATTTANISNHLGDFLTSLSALLILWFGARLVINQDLTIGQLVAFQMLSGRVTGPLLRLIQLWQNLQEVLLAVDRIGDILNVAPEAEPGTGLTLPPLRGEVVFENVFFRYQPDQEAILKGISFRAEPGQFVGIVGRSGSGKSTLSKLIQRLYPAEAGRILVDGFDIKSADLSSLRPQIAVVLQEDFLFNGSVLENITLGNPNVTAEQVIEAARLAVAHDFICDLPHGYETSVGERGTALSGGQRQRITLARMFLSDAPVLILDEATSHLDAETEQQVLENLKQVSKGRTLFLIAHRFAPLKRADLILTMEKGVIVERGTHDSLLQEKGLYYSLYQRQQMSV